In Capsicum annuum cultivar UCD-10X-F1 chromosome 11, UCD10Xv1.1, whole genome shotgun sequence, one genomic interval encodes:
- the LOC107847598 gene encoding nicalin-1 isoform X1: MANCQRRLAPLDPIYYPLLTLLFILFTCVDLYDAVTVVDVYRLVQFDISSVPFGSRLATLNHHAASSLFGSDLSRSVIILPVRELDLDLIKEYIGQGKLLGGLLFLLPPHFSPEKVDAAVGIDEDFDLLRNKVSELERLLIHANIPYPVYFAFENDDINAVLAEVKRNDASGQPATATTGGYKLLVAASDPKKIASPTITNIQGWLPGLKLEGDSTQLPTIAIVASYDTFGAAPALSVGSDSNGSGVVALLEIARLFSILYSNPKTRGRYNLLFGLTSGGPYNYNGTQKWLRSFDQRLRESIDYAICLNSLGSLGNELNLHISKPPENKYIQQIFQGLSSVAEESGLQVGLKHKKINISSPRVAWEHEQFSRLRLTAATISELSTAPELLESTGSLTDNRHSVSEASVIQSVKVVAESVARHIYSQEGKGTNIFADNSSLAVNPSYVRSWLNLLSTTSRVAPFLSKNDPLIMALQKELADHTTEVSIQHETLDGTFTFYDSISGRLHVYQVVSVTFDLLLLLVLGSYLITLFSFLVITTRGLDDLFSLFRRPPSRKVKAT; this comes from the exons TATCTCCAGCGTCCCTTTTGGATCTCGTCTTGCTACTCTTAATCACCACGCCGCCTCTTCTCTCTTCGGTTCGGATCTCTCTCGTAGTGTGATCATTCTTCCTGTTCGTGAATTGGACCTTGACCTTATTAAAG AATATATTGGACAGGGGAAGCTGTTAGGGGGCTTACTGTTTTTACTGCCACCTCATTTTAGTCCTGAGAAAGTAGATGCTGCAGTTGGTATTGATGAAGATTTTGACCTTCTGAGGAATAAAGTGTCTGAGCTGGAACGGTTGCTTATACATGCTAACATCCCT TATCCTGTGTATTTTGCTTTTGAGAACGATGATATCAATGCTGTACTAGCTGAAGTCAAGAGAAATGATGCTAGTGGGCAACCTGCAACTGCTACGACAGGGGG ATACAAGCTTCTTGTTGCTGCCTCAGATCCTAAGAAAATTGCATCTCCTACCATTACAAATATTCAG GGATGGTTACCAGGATTGAAGCTTGAGGGAGACTCAACTCAACTCCCTACTATTGCCATAGTGGCTTCATACGACACGTTTGGGGCTGCACCG GCATTGTCAGTTGGAAGTGATAGCAATGGAAGTGGTGTTGTGGCACTTCTTGAGATAGCTAGACTGTTCTCCATTCTGTATTCAAATCCTAAAACTAGAGGTAGATATAATTTGCTTTTTGGATTGACATCTGGTGGGCCATATAACTATAACGGAACTCAGAAG TGGCTTCGAAGCTTTGACCAACGTCTACGTGAGAGTATCGACTATGCCATTTGCTTGAATAGTCTTGGGTCCTTGGGCAACGAGTTAAATCTTCATATTTCAAAACCTCCTGAAAACAAATACATACAACAAATATTTCag GGTTTGTCTAGTGTTGCAGAAGAATCAGGGCTTCAAGTTGGTCTTAAGCACAAGAAGATTAACATCTCCAGTCCTCGA GTAGCCTGGGAGCATGAACAGTTTTCAAGGCTGAGACTCACTGCAGCTACAATTTCTGAGCTTTCTACTGCACCTGAATTGCTTGAAAGCACCGGAAGTCTAACTGATAACAG ACATTCTGTGAGTGAAGCCTCAGTCATTCAAAGTGTCAAGGTTGTTGCTGAAAGTGTAGCA agACATATATACAGCCAGGAAGGAAAAGGCACAAATATATTTGCAGACAATAGTAGTTTAGCTGTCAATCCTTCCTATGTACGGTCTTGGCTGAACCTTTTGTCTACTACTTCTCGAGTGGCACCTTTTCTTTCAAAGAATGACCCACTCATCATGGCACTGCAAAAG GAATTAGCCGATCATACGACTGAGGTGAGTATACAGCACGAGACGCTAGATGGAACTTTCACTTTTTATGATTCAATTAGTGGCAGGTTACATGTATATCAG GTTGTGAGCGTGACATTTGACTTGCTCTTGTTGTTAGTTCTTGGATCATACTTGATTACGCTTTTCAGTTTTCTCGTTATCACCACCAGG GGTCTTGACGATCTTTTCAGTCTATTTCGACGTCCTCCATCCAGGAAAGTGAAAGCTACTTGA
- the LOC107847598 gene encoding nicalin-1 isoform X2 codes for MANCQRRLAPLDPIYYPLLTLLFILFTCVDLYDAVTVVDVYRLVQFDISSVPFGSRLATLNHHAASSLFGSDLSRSVIILPVRELDLDLIKEYIGQGKLLGGLLFLLPPHFSPEKVDAAVGIDEDFDLLRNKVSELERLLIHANIPYPVYFAFENDDINAVLAEVKRNDASGQPATATTGGYKLLVAASDPKKIASPTITNIQGWLPGLKLEGDSTQLPTIAIVASYDTFGAAPALSVGSDSNGSGVVALLEIARLFSILYSNPKTRGRYNLLFGLTSGGPYNYNGTQKWLRSFDQRLRESIDYAICLNSLGSLGNELNLHISKPPENKYIQQIFQGLSSVAEESGLQVGLKHKKINISSPRVAWEHEQFSRLRLTAATISELSTAPELLESTGSLTDNRHSVSEASVIQSVKVVAESVARHIYSQEGKGTNIFADNSSLAVNPSYVRSWLNLLSTTSRVAPFLSKNDPLIMALQKELADHTTEVVSVTFDLLLLLVLGSYLITLFSFLVITTRGLDDLFSLFRRPPSRKVKAT; via the exons TATCTCCAGCGTCCCTTTTGGATCTCGTCTTGCTACTCTTAATCACCACGCCGCCTCTTCTCTCTTCGGTTCGGATCTCTCTCGTAGTGTGATCATTCTTCCTGTTCGTGAATTGGACCTTGACCTTATTAAAG AATATATTGGACAGGGGAAGCTGTTAGGGGGCTTACTGTTTTTACTGCCACCTCATTTTAGTCCTGAGAAAGTAGATGCTGCAGTTGGTATTGATGAAGATTTTGACCTTCTGAGGAATAAAGTGTCTGAGCTGGAACGGTTGCTTATACATGCTAACATCCCT TATCCTGTGTATTTTGCTTTTGAGAACGATGATATCAATGCTGTACTAGCTGAAGTCAAGAGAAATGATGCTAGTGGGCAACCTGCAACTGCTACGACAGGGGG ATACAAGCTTCTTGTTGCTGCCTCAGATCCTAAGAAAATTGCATCTCCTACCATTACAAATATTCAG GGATGGTTACCAGGATTGAAGCTTGAGGGAGACTCAACTCAACTCCCTACTATTGCCATAGTGGCTTCATACGACACGTTTGGGGCTGCACCG GCATTGTCAGTTGGAAGTGATAGCAATGGAAGTGGTGTTGTGGCACTTCTTGAGATAGCTAGACTGTTCTCCATTCTGTATTCAAATCCTAAAACTAGAGGTAGATATAATTTGCTTTTTGGATTGACATCTGGTGGGCCATATAACTATAACGGAACTCAGAAG TGGCTTCGAAGCTTTGACCAACGTCTACGTGAGAGTATCGACTATGCCATTTGCTTGAATAGTCTTGGGTCCTTGGGCAACGAGTTAAATCTTCATATTTCAAAACCTCCTGAAAACAAATACATACAACAAATATTTCag GGTTTGTCTAGTGTTGCAGAAGAATCAGGGCTTCAAGTTGGTCTTAAGCACAAGAAGATTAACATCTCCAGTCCTCGA GTAGCCTGGGAGCATGAACAGTTTTCAAGGCTGAGACTCACTGCAGCTACAATTTCTGAGCTTTCTACTGCACCTGAATTGCTTGAAAGCACCGGAAGTCTAACTGATAACAG ACATTCTGTGAGTGAAGCCTCAGTCATTCAAAGTGTCAAGGTTGTTGCTGAAAGTGTAGCA agACATATATACAGCCAGGAAGGAAAAGGCACAAATATATTTGCAGACAATAGTAGTTTAGCTGTCAATCCTTCCTATGTACGGTCTTGGCTGAACCTTTTGTCTACTACTTCTCGAGTGGCACCTTTTCTTTCAAAGAATGACCCACTCATCATGGCACTGCAAAAG GAATTAGCCGATCATACGACTGAG GTTGTGAGCGTGACATTTGACTTGCTCTTGTTGTTAGTTCTTGGATCATACTTGATTACGCTTTTCAGTTTTCTCGTTATCACCACCAGG GGTCTTGACGATCTTTTCAGTCTATTTCGACGTCCTCCATCCAGGAAAGTGAAAGCTACTTGA